One window from the genome of Elaeis guineensis isolate ETL-2024a chromosome 5, EG11, whole genome shotgun sequence encodes:
- the LOC105045494 gene encoding transcription factor TGA2.3 — MGSRRGGAGVEDVKEAAPGMPSFVSSLPGAHQIETEGNSMQPSRVSGLAAIEQSIGFRIEDAVDLSRNPLFNPKSSGQSSDPLQFGAFSKPLASTDITPAAARIGSLAVLQQKGQQPNLVSSSSGHIENWGESTMGDASPKTDTSTDVDTDDKNQRLEKGQAAVAAASDSSDKSKDKLDQKTLRRLAQNREAARKSRLRKKAYVQQLESSRLKLNQLEQELQRARQQGIFISSSGDQSHSMGGNGALAFDMEYARWLEEHHRQINELRAAVNSHASDNDLRAIVDSIMAHYDEIFRLKSVAAKADVFHMLSGMWKTPAERCFLWLGGFRSSELLKLLANQLEPLTEQQLVGICNLQQSSQQAEDALSQGMEALQQSLAETLASGSLGPTGSSGNVANYMGQMAMAMGKLGTLENFLRQADNLRQQTLQQMLRILTTRQSARALLAIHDYFSRLRALSSLWLARPRE, encoded by the exons ATGGGGAGTAGAAGAGGTGGTGCTGGTGTGGAAGATGTTAAGGAGGCAGCGCCAGGGATGCCGAGCTTCGTTTCATCGCTGCCTGGTGCTCATCAGAT TGAGACAGAGGGAAACAGCATGCAACCTTCTCGAGTTTCTGGCCTTGCAGCCATTGAGCAGTCTATTGGCTTTCGCATAGAGGATGCAGTTGATCTAAGCAGAA ATCCTTTGTTTAACCCAAAATCAAGTGGCCAATCTTCTGACCCTCTTCAATTTGGTGCTTTTAGTAAG CCTCTTGCTTCTACTGATATTACTCCAGCGGCAGCTAGAATAGGGTCACTTGCAGTTCTGCAACAAAAAGGGCAGCAGCCTAATCTGGTGTCATCATCCAGCGGTCACATTGAGAACTGGGGTGAATCTACAATGGGAGATGCTAGTCCtaagactgacacatcaacaGATGTGGATACTGATGACAAGAATCAGAGG CTTGAAAAAGGACAGGCTGCTGTTGCTGCGGCTTCTGACTCTAGTGACAAATCAAAGGATAAATTGGACCAGAAG ACACTTCGCCGGCTGGCTCAAAATCGTGAAGCTGCTAGAAAAAGCCGGTTAAGGAAAAAG GCATATGTGCAACAACTAGAGAGTAGCAGGTTAAAGCTTAATCAACTTGAGCAGGAGCTTCAGCGAGCACGCCAACAG GGCATCTTCATTTCAAGCTCAGGAGATCAGTCCCATTCCATGGGTGGAAATG GGGCTTTGGCATTTGACATGGAATATGCACGATGGCTAGAAGAACACCATCGACAGATCAATGAGCTGAGGGCTGCAGTGAACTCACATGCAAGTGACAATGACCTCCGTGCTATTGTTGATAGCATTATGGcacattatgatgaaatttttaggcTCAAAAGTGTGGCAGCCAAAGCAGATGTTTTTCACATGTTGTCAGGAATGTGGAAGACGCCCGCGGAAAGGTGTTTTCTGTGGCTTGGGGGTTTCCGGTCATCTGAACTTCTCAAG CTACTTGCAAATCAGCTGGAGCCTCTTACAGAGCAGCAGTTGGTGGGGATATGTAATCTACAGCAGTCCTCCCAGCAGGCTGAGGATGCACTGTCACAAGGAATGGAAGCGCTGCAGCAATCCTTGGCAGAAACTTTGGCTTCTGGATCGCTTGGGCCCACAGGATCATCTGGTAATGTAGCAAATTACATGGGTCAGATGGCAATGGCCATGGGAAAGCTTGGCACTCTTGAAAATTTCCTCCGCCAG GCCGACAATTTGCGTCAACAAACCCTACAACAAATGCTTCGCATATTAACAACACGCCAATCAGCCCGTGCACTCCTTGCCATACATGACTACTTTTCTCGACTCCGTGCATTAAGCTCGCTTTGGCTTGCTCGACCAAGAGAGTGA
- the LOC105045495 gene encoding calcium-dependent protein kinase 2 has protein sequence MGNCFSNDKSPPPTTVNTPAADPPNPPAGNAPPPKPSPPPSKPSPIGPVLGRPMEDVKATYTMGKELGRGQFGVTHLCTHRISGEQFACKTIAKRKLVNKEDIEDVRREVQIMYHLSGQPNIVELKGAFEDKHSVHLVMELCAGGELFDRIIAKGHYTERAAASLLRTIVQIVHTCHSMGVIHRDLKPENFLLSSKNENAPLKATDFGLSVFFREGEMFTDIVGSAYYIAPEVLKRKYGPEADIWSIGVMLCIFLCGVPPFWAESEHGIFNAILRGHIDFTSDPWPNISSGAKDLVRKMLNSDPKQRLTAFQVLNHPWIKEDGEAPDTPLDNAVLNRLKQFRAMNQFKKAALRVIAGCLSEEEIQGLKQMFKNMDTDNSGTITLEELKQGLCKQGTKLSEFELKQLMEAADADGNGTIDYDEFITATVHMNRMDREEHLYTAFQYFDKDGSGFITKEELEQALKEKGFYDGQEIKDIIAEADSDNDGRINYTEFVAMIQKGNPDPNPKKRRDVFV, from the exons ATGGGCAACTGCTTCTCCAACGACAAATCCCCTCCGCCCACCACCGTCAACACCCCCGCGGCCGACCCCCCCAATCCCCCCGCAGGCAATGCCCCCCCTCCGAAGCCCTCCCCACCCCCCTCCAAGCCGTCCCCCATTGGCCCCGTGCTCGGCCGCCCCATGGAGGACGTCAAGGCCACATACACCATGGGGAAGGAGCTCGGCCGGGGCCAGTTCGGCGTGACCCACCTCTGCACTCACAGGATTTCTGGCGAACAATTCGCCTGCAAGACGATCGCCAAGAGGAAGCTCGTCAACAAGGAGGATATCGAGGACGTCCGGAGGGAGGTCCAGATCATGTACCATTTGTCCGGGCAGCCCAACATCGTGGAGCTCAAGGGCGCATTCGAGGACAAGCACTCCGTCCACCTCGTGATGGAGCTCTGCGCGGGAGGGGAGCTCTTCGATAGGATCATCGCCAAGGGGCATTACACCGAGAGGGCCGCCGCTTCCCTCCTGAGGACCATCGTGCAGATCGTCCACACCTGCCATTCCATGGGCGTCATCCATCGGGACCTCAAGCCTGAGAATTTCCTCTTGTCGAGCAAGAACGAGAACGCGCCCCTCAAGGCTACGGATTTCGGGCTCTCGGTCTTCTTCAGGGAAG GAGAGATGTTCACAGACATAGTAGGCAGCGCATACTACATTGCACCTGAAGTCCTCAAGCGAAAATATGGGCCAGAAGCAGATATATGGAGCATTGGGGTAATGCTCTGTATTTTCCTGTGTGGAGTTCCACCTTTTTGGGCTG AGTCTGAGCATGGAATATTCAATGCAATTCTGCGAGGCCACATTGATTTCACAAGTGATCCTTGGCCAAACATTTCATCTGGTGCTAAGGATCTTGTCAGAAAGATGCTCAATTCAGACCCCAAGCAGAGACTTACAGCATTCCAAGTCCTCA ATCACCCATGGatcaaagaagatggagaagCACCTGATACACCCCTTGATAATGCTGTTCTCAATAGGCTGAAACAGTTCAGAGCAATGAACCAATTTAAGAAAGCAGCACTGAGG GTCATAGCAGGATGCCTATCAGAAGAAGAGATTCAAGGGCTGAAGCAGATGTTCAAGAACATGGATACTGATAATAGTGGGACTATAACACTAGAAGAACTGAAACAGGGACTCTGCAAACAAGGAACAAAGCTCTCTGAGTTCGAACTTAAACAGCTAATGGAAGCT GCTGATGCAGATGGCAATGGAACAATAGACTACGATGAGTTCATCACAGCGACGGTGCACATGAACAGAATGGATAGAGAAGAGCATCTCTATACAGCATTCCAATACTTTGACAAGGATGGCAGCGG ATTCATTACAAAAGAAGAGCTCGAGCAAGCCCTCAAGGAGAAGGGTTTTTATGATGGTCAGGAAATCAAGGACATCATTGCTGAAGCTGACTCTGACAAT GATGGAAGGATCAATTACACCGAGTTCGTGGCAATGATACAGAAAGGGAATCCAGATCCAAACCCAAAGAAGCGGCGCGATGTGTTCGTGTAA